The genomic segment CGGTGCAGTAGGGCAGCTCCACCAGCTCGATTCGCTGGTGCTTGACGATGCTCTCCACCACCCGGCGCCAGATGGGGTGGACCGTGGCGGGCATGAGCACGCGGCGCGCGCTCTTGTGGATGCGCACCGCCATCAGCACCGCTTCCGCCAAAGCCGAGGCGCCGTCGTACATGGAGGCGTTGGATACGTCCATGCCGGTGAGGCTGGCCATCATGCTCTGGTATTCGTAGAGGAGCTGCAGGGTGCCCTGGCTGGCCTCGGCCTGGTAGGGGGTGTAGGCGGAGTAGAACTCGCCGCGCGTGGTGAGCTCCCAGACGGCGGCGGGGATGTGGTGCTCGTAGGCGCCGGCGCCGATGAAGCAGAGGGGTTGGCGGTCCTGCTCCGCCCGCTCGCGCATCAGCCGCTGCACCTCCATTTCCGACAGCCGCTCGGGCACCCGCTCCAGCGGGCCAGCGCGCAGCTCGGCGGGGATCTCATCGAACAGGGCCTCGATGCTCGGTGCGCCGATGGCGGCGAGCATGGCCTGGATGTCTTCGTCCGTGTGGGGAATGAAAGCCATCTTATCCCTCGCTGGCGACCAGCGCCTCGTAGGCGGCCGCGTCCATCAGGCCGTCGTAGTCGGCCGGGTTGTCGGCCTTGATCTCGAAGATCCAGCCGGCGCCGTGCGCATCCTGGTTGATGGTCTCGGGCGTGCCGCTCAACTCCTCGTTGGCGCCGACGATCTCGCCGGCGATGGGAGCGTAGACGTCGCTGGCGGCCTTGACCGATTCCACCACCGCGCAATCCTGCTTGGCGTTCACGTGGCGGCCGATCTCGGGCGTTTCCACGAAGACGAGATCACCCAACAGTTCCTGGGCATGATCGGTGATGCCGACGCGGAAGACGCCGTCGCCCTGGGGCTGGACCCATTCGTGGCTGTCGGTGTAGCGGCGATCGGTGGGGACGTTGCTCATGGTTGATCTCCTTTGAAATTGGGTATTCTTTCTGCAATCCGTCAAATTCGTAATCTGTAGGTTGGGCTGCGCGCAGCGAAGCCCAACGTTGGTGCGTCCAAGGGGCGGGCTGCGCCCGCGGGTGCTTGGGTGTCGGGGGTTGCCCGACGGCAAGTCACCTTGCCATTCGCTGCGCTCAGACACACGCTCCCTCGTTTCCCGCGGCCGCTGCGGTGCTCGGCGGGACAACGGGGGTGGAAAAACCAAAACCCTGAATCCCGCTGTTGCCATTGGCGGTAGGAGCGGGCTGGCCCGCGATGGTTTGCCTAGCGGCATAGTGGATCGCGGGCCAGCCCGCTCCTACAAGCCAGGATGCCGGCTCGCCAGGCCTGGCACGGCAGCGCAGCCACTCGGATATCGCTCCCGCCGGGCGTGGGCCGGGTGAGGGGCGCCGTGGTGTCGTCCCCGGCAGCGCTCCCGGGCCACGTGGCCGCCCATGGCTGTAGGAGCGAGCGCGCTCGCGATGAAGGTGGCGGCCGGCCGCCTTCGGATCGCGGGCCAGCCCGCTCCTACCCTCCCCTCCCGTGAGCCAGCGCGGTCCAGCCCGCTGCCGGGGCGCCAGCCCGCTCCTTGTCAACAGAATCCGTTGGGTTTTGCACCGCTCATCCAACCCGCGCCAGAAACTTGCATGTTCCTGTACCCGCCCGGTATCTCCACAGGCGGTCAAAAATTCCTTTGCCCCTGTTTGACGAAAGGCGGCCTGACCACCTGGGCCGGCACCGCCTTGCCGCGGATTTCCACCGCCAGCGCGTCGCCCGGCGCAAAGGCTCCCTGCACGCGGGCGAAGGCGATGCCCAGGCCCAGGGTCGGCGAGAAGGAGCCGCTGGTGATCTCGCCGATCTGCTTTCCTTCGGCATCGAGCACCGCTTGGTGGGCGCGCGGGATGCCGCCGGCGGGGATGACCAGGCCCACCAGGCTGCGCGGCACGCCGGCGCGCTGCTGGGTTTCCAGGGCGGCGCGACCGATGAAGTCGCGGCTGTCCTTGAGCGCCACGGTCCAAGCCAGGTTGGACTCCAGCGGAGTGGTGCCCTCGTCCATGTCCTGGCCGTAGAGGTTCATGCCGGCTTCCAGGCGCAGGGTATCGCGCGCGCCAAGGCCGGCGGGGCGGACGCCGGCGTCCAGCAGGCGCCGCGCCAGCCCCGGCGCCGCCGTATTGGGCAGCATGATCTCGAAGCCGTCCTCGCCGGTGTAGCCGGTGCGGGCGACGAAGTACTCGGCGCCGTCGATCTTGAAAAAGCCGCCGGTAAAAGGCTTGAGCGCGTCCACGGCGGGCTCGCCGAGCACGACCGTGGTCTTGGCGCGGGCCTGGGGGCCTTGGACGGCGAGCATGGCCAAGTCGTCGCGCCGGCGCATGTCGACCGACGGTGCGTAATGGGCGCGCTGGCTCTCGATCCAGGCGAGGTCCTTCTCGGTGGTGGCGGCGTTGACCACCATGCGGTAGCAGTCGGGGCGGATGAAATAGACGATGAGATCGTCCACCACGCCGCCGGTCTCGTTCAGCATGCAGGAATAGAGCGCCTTGCCGGGGGTCTGCTGGATCCTGGCCACGTCGTTGGCCAGCAGCGTTTGCAGGAAGCGTCCGGCCTCGGCGCCGTGGAAGTCCACCACGGTCATGTGGGAAACGTCGAAGAGTCCGGCATCGCGGCGCACCTGATGGTGCTCCTCCAGTTGCGAGCCGTAGTGCAGCGGCATGTCCCAGCCGCCGAAGTCCACCATTTTGGCGCCATGGGCGGCATGCCAGTCGTACAGGGGGGTGCGTAGGCCCATCTTTCGTCCTTTTGTCAGTCTTCTGCGTGATAGCTGGAGCGCACCAGCGGCCCGGCCTTGACCCAGGTGAAGCCCATCTCCCGGGCGGCCGTTTCCAGCTCGGTGAATCGCGCCGGTTCGATATAGGCCCGCACCGGCAGATGCTGCATGGACGGGCGCAGATACTGGCCCAGGGCCAGCCGCCGCACGCCTGCGGCGCGCAGGTCGCGCAGCACCTCCAGCACTTCCCCGGTCGTCTCGCCCAGGCCCAGCATGAGGGCGGATTTGGCCTCGACCCCCGGCAGGGCGGCGGCCGCCGCCAGCAGGCGCAGGGAGCGCGCATAGTCGGCGCCGGGTCGTACCGCTTTGTAGAGCCGCGGCACGGTTTCCATGTTATGGCCCCAGACGAAGGGCGAGTGCCCGGCCAGCGCGCGCAGGGCGGCTTCCTGGCAGTTGCGGAAGTCGGGAGTCAGGAGCTCGATGCCGATGGCGGGCTGCCGCGCGCGCAGCAGGCGCATGGTTGCGGCGAAGATGCCGGCGCCGCCGTCGGGCTGGTCGTCGCGGTTGACGGAGGTGATCACCACGTATTTGAGGCCCATGCGGGCCGCGGCCTCGGCCACGCGCCGGGGTTCGTCCGCGTCCGGCGCGCTGCCGGGCTTGCCGGTCTTGACCGCGCAGAAGCCGCAGGCGCGGGTGCAGATGTCGCCCAGGATCATGAAGGTGGCCGTGCCCCGGCTCCAGCATTCGCCGCGGTTGGGGCACTTGGCCTCCTCGCAGACGGTATGCAGGGCATGCTGGTGGACGGCGTGCTGGGTCAGGCCGAAATGGGGCGCGTCGCCGAGCGGCTGGCGGATCCAGGCGGGCATGGGGCCGCAGTTGGGCGTGGCGGCGCGCTGGGCGTGCAGGGGGATGACAGGCTTGCCGGTCTGCATGGTCGGTTCTCCGCTCGGCTTCGATAAAGGGGCACCCGGCCGCTGGCCGCGTGCCTCCCCTCTGTCCGGTGACCTGAGAGCTTGAGCCCCGTCGGTGCTCCGCCTGGGCGGAGTCTCTCCAGAGTTCCTGAGCCGTAAGCGACGGCAGTCCCGCAGTCCTTCTGCCTGAGATTTTTCGGGAGGGTTGATCCTTCG from the Thermithiobacillus tepidarius DSM 3134 genome contains:
- the gcvH gene encoding glycine cleavage system protein GcvH; the encoded protein is MSNVPTDRRYTDSHEWVQPQGDGVFRVGITDHAQELLGDLVFVETPEIGRHVNAKQDCAVVESVKAASDVYAPIAGEIVGANEELSGTPETINQDAHGAGWIFEIKADNPADYDGLMDAAAYEALVASEG
- the gcvT gene encoding glycine cleavage system aminomethyltransferase GcvT; translation: MGLRTPLYDWHAAHGAKMVDFGGWDMPLHYGSQLEEHHQVRRDAGLFDVSHMTVVDFHGAEAGRFLQTLLANDVARIQQTPGKALYSCMLNETGGVVDDLIVYFIRPDCYRMVVNAATTEKDLAWIESQRAHYAPSVDMRRRDDLAMLAVQGPQARAKTTVVLGEPAVDALKPFTGGFFKIDGAEYFVARTGYTGEDGFEIMLPNTAAPGLARRLLDAGVRPAGLGARDTLRLEAGMNLYGQDMDEGTTPLESNLAWTVALKDSRDFIGRAALETQQRAGVPRSLVGLVIPAGGIPRAHQAVLDAEGKQIGEITSGSFSPTLGLGIAFARVQGAFAPGDALAVEIRGKAVPAQVVRPPFVKQGQRNF
- the lipA gene encoding lipoyl synthase — protein: MQTGKPVIPLHAQRAATPNCGPMPAWIRQPLGDAPHFGLTQHAVHQHALHTVCEEAKCPNRGECWSRGTATFMILGDICTRACGFCAVKTGKPGSAPDADEPRRVAEAAARMGLKYVVITSVNRDDQPDGGAGIFAATMRLLRARQPAIGIELLTPDFRNCQEAALRALAGHSPFVWGHNMETVPRLYKAVRPGADYARSLRLLAAAAALPGVEAKSALMLGLGETTGEVLEVLRDLRAAGVRRLALGQYLRPSMQHLPVRAYIEPARFTELETAAREMGFTWVKAGPLVRSSYHAED